The Apibacter raozihei genome contains a region encoding:
- a CDS encoding stage II sporulation protein M, producing MREAAFIKKNKERWSNFETALKNIKPLVPDELADLYLQVINDLSFSQTYYPKSKTTIYLNDLARKAHFSIYKNKKENSGRIIDFWKYELPFLFRGYQKDLLLSFIIFLVSVAIGFFSVYQNMDFTRIILGDIYVDTTIENIKNGDPAGIYHSSSAIEMFITITINNIRVGFNAFVSGILTPAVPIALLFYNGVMLGAFDGFFIQHEVGIRANSIIWIHGVFEIFVIVVCGSAGIILGKSVLFPKTFSRLQSIKKGFYDGMKICFSTLPFFICAGFLESFVSRYSTMSLAVAFSIIIVSLCIIVFYYIIYPRQIEKKINQYDSKKEI from the coding sequence ATGAGAGAAGCTGCTTTCATAAAGAAAAACAAGGAGCGTTGGAGTAATTTTGAAACCGCTCTAAAAAATATTAAACCTCTTGTTCCTGATGAACTCGCTGATTTATATCTGCAGGTAATAAACGATTTAAGTTTCTCGCAGACCTACTATCCGAAGAGTAAAACCACTATATATTTAAATGATTTAGCCAGAAAAGCTCATTTTTCCATCTATAAAAATAAAAAAGAAAATTCCGGACGTATCATAGACTTTTGGAAATATGAACTTCCTTTTCTTTTCAGAGGTTATCAAAAAGATTTATTACTGTCTTTTATAATTTTTTTAGTCTCTGTTGCTATCGGCTTTTTTTCAGTATACCAAAACATGGATTTTACAAGAATTATATTAGGTGATATTTATGTAGACACGACGATTGAAAATATAAAAAATGGAGACCCTGCAGGCATCTATCATTCCTCTTCTGCAATTGAAATGTTTATAACTATAACTATTAATAACATAAGGGTGGGTTTTAACGCATTTGTCAGTGGTATATTAACCCCTGCAGTCCCCATAGCCCTTCTATTTTATAATGGAGTCATGCTAGGTGCTTTTGATGGTTTCTTTATACAGCACGAAGTTGGAATACGGGCAAACTCCATCATCTGGATTCATGGAGTTTTTGAAATTTTCGTTATTGTTGTTTGCGGATCTGCTGGAATAATTCTTGGTAAAAGTGTTTTATTTCCTAAAACTTTTTCTCGTTTGCAATCTATAAAAAAAGGCTTTTACGATGGTATGAAAATTTGTTTTAGCACACTCCCTTTCTTTATTTGTGCTGGTTTTCTTGAAAGTTTTGTTTCACGTTATTCCACCATGTCTTTAGCCGTGGCTTTCTCTATTATAATCGTATCTTTATGCATAATTGTATTTTATTATATTATTTACCCAAGACAAATTGAAAAAAAAATAAATCAATATGATTCCAAAAAAGAAATTTGA
- a CDS encoding glycerophosphoryl diester phosphodiesterase membrane domain-containing protein, producing the protein MIPKKKFEFLKIRSTTSIIGDTLSFIQENFKSLFSALFYICGPSFLVTIIGSALFFKNYFAIIFSTINDLNYSNAGPDVNELLMLIPYGLLMLLGVYFSMSFVITVTFCYVKLYKDKKDLTTSSVWRSTKNYILKIIGGNVLVLIVFIIGYFICLVPLFILAGSDNYISGIFLVVILSIAFIIFAFYLNVKISFYQHFIVAEDKGIIESLKASYQFTKGIFWKSFIVILLLSLITSVISNIFQMPGMLLIYVNLILGMTNGEEHSLLSSLGNVLTGIGMTMSTLAYCIVYIGISLTYYSVMEERYGIKNSEEIDSIGKED; encoded by the coding sequence ATGATTCCAAAAAAGAAATTTGAATTTTTAAAAATCAGATCGACCACATCGATTATTGGTGACACTTTATCTTTTATACAAGAAAATTTTAAATCTTTATTTTCCGCTTTATTTTATATTTGTGGTCCGTCTTTCTTGGTAACTATTATCGGTTCTGCTCTATTTTTTAAAAATTACTTCGCAATAATTTTCTCAACTATAAACGATCTGAACTATTCAAATGCAGGCCCGGATGTTAATGAATTATTAATGTTGATACCTTATGGCTTGCTGATGTTACTCGGAGTTTATTTTTCCATGTCTTTCGTCATTACAGTTACCTTCTGTTATGTTAAATTATATAAAGATAAAAAAGATTTAACTACATCTTCTGTATGGCGAAGTACGAAAAACTATATTCTAAAAATAATAGGAGGAAATGTTTTAGTTTTAATAGTATTTATAATAGGTTATTTTATCTGTCTTGTTCCTTTATTTATTTTAGCTGGAAGTGATAATTACATTTCAGGTATATTTCTCGTGGTTATTTTAAGTATTGCTTTTATAATTTTCGCCTTTTATCTAAACGTAAAGATCTCTTTTTATCAACATTTCATAGTAGCTGAAGATAAAGGGATCATAGAATCGCTAAAAGCAAGTTATCAATTTACAAAAGGTATCTTCTGGAAATCATTTATAGTTATTCTATTGCTTTCTCTTATAACTTCGGTAATAAGCAATATATTCCAAATGCCCGGCATGCTCCTTATTTATGTAAACCTTATTTTGGGAATGACTAACGGAGAGGAACATTCTCTTCTATCTTCCTTGGGAAATGTATTAACTGGTATTGGGATGACAATGTCTACCCTGGCTTATTGTATTGTCTATATAGGCATATCCCTGACATATTACAGTGTAATGGAAGAAAGATATGGTATTAAAAATTCAGAAGAAATTGATTCAATTGGTAAAGAAGATTAA
- a CDS encoding RDD family protein, translated as MDNVHINTSQNVSIDYNLADIGNRIFGYILDAIFVMIYSVIIIVLFFSNTDMLEYGFFQDGEEFLLILLVLLLLPAFTYALWAPYFMQGQTFGKKILKLKIIKADGSEAKFSTFLIRWLLSPVDTSFYCVIGLIVMSTNTRRQRVADLVAGTVVISTRQTYQVDQTILSQLEEDYQPKFTQVLQLSDKDMYLIKNTMDTARSTTDYQLVRKLREKIESVIQEYKPEMSDVEYVETVIKDYQFFSQQ; from the coding sequence ATGGATAATGTTCATATAAATACTTCGCAAAACGTCAGTATCGATTACAATTTAGCAGATATAGGAAACCGTATATTTGGATATATTCTTGATGCTATATTCGTAATGATATATTCAGTAATAATAATTGTTTTATTCTTTTCAAATACCGATATGTTAGAATATGGATTCTTTCAGGACGGAGAAGAATTTTTATTAATACTTCTCGTTTTATTATTACTTCCAGCATTCACATATGCCTTATGGGCTCCTTATTTTATGCAGGGGCAAACATTTGGTAAAAAAATATTAAAACTTAAAATTATAAAAGCGGACGGATCAGAAGCTAAATTCAGTACTTTTCTAATTCGTTGGTTACTAAGCCCTGTTGACACTAGTTTTTACTGTGTTATAGGATTAATAGTTATGTCAACTAATACCCGCAGACAGAGGGTTGCTGATTTAGTAGCCGGAACTGTAGTAATATCAACACGTCAGACTTACCAGGTAGATCAGACTATTCTTTCTCAATTAGAAGAAGATTATCAACCCAAATTCACTCAGGTTTTACAGCTTTCAGATAAAGATATGTATCTGATTAAAAATACGATGGATACAGCTAGATCGACTACGGATTATCAATTAGTCAGGAAGCTACGAGAGAAAATAGAATCTGTTATTCAGGAATATAAACCTGAAATGTCTGATGTAGAGTATGTAGAAACTGTGATTAAAGATTATCAGTTCTTTTCGCAACAATAA
- a CDS encoding dihydrofolate reductase: protein MITIIAAIDENQAIGKDNQLLWHLPDDLKRFKALTQNHPVIMGRNTFESLGRPLPNRTNIVISNNMNYTVPEGVVLVHSLQEALDLAKKQNPNPYIIGGGILYNQALEFADTLELTLVHTKVKEADTFFPKLDLSKWESVFEEFHAKNEKHFFDFTFLTYIRKN, encoded by the coding sequence ATGATAACCATTATTGCAGCAATAGACGAAAATCAAGCCATTGGAAAAGACAATCAGCTTTTATGGCATTTACCTGATGATCTAAAACGTTTTAAGGCTTTAACCCAGAACCATCCTGTCATTATGGGGAGAAATACATTTGAGTCTTTAGGAAGACCTTTACCCAATCGAACTAACATTGTTATTTCTAACAATATGAATTACACTGTTCCGGAGGGGGTTGTTCTTGTTCATTCACTTCAAGAGGCTTTGGATTTAGCAAAAAAGCAGAACCCAAATCCTTACATTATCGGTGGTGGAATCCTATATAATCAAGCGCTGGAATTTGCAGATACCCTAGAACTTACTTTAGTTCATACTAAAGTAAAAGAAGCGGATACTTTTTTCCCAAAGCTTGATTTATCTAAATGGGAAAGTGTGTTTGAAGAATTTCATGCTAAAAATGAAAAGCACTTTTTTGACTTCACATTCCTAACTTATATCCGAAAGAATTAA
- a CDS encoding AAA family ATPase has protein sequence MENEQFQYQNRIDLTALKNVAEQIRNEIKKVIVGQDTSIDLILTGLLSDGHILIEGVPGVAKTITAKLIAKCISAPFSRIQFTPDLMPSDVLGTSVFNEKLSEFEFKKGPVFSSIVLIDEINRAPAKTQAALFELMAERQITIDGNVFSFERPFIILATQNPVEQEGTYRLPEAQLDRFLFKIDIKYPVLEEEIDIIKKHNDFQSEDPLRFIQPVVSAQEIMQLQNLVKSVHVENSLFEYIAKIVVSTRTNANLFLGASPRASIAVLNAAKSYAALQGKDFVTPEDIKYITPFVLHHRIILTPEREMEGLTPMHIIKQIIDGIEIPR, from the coding sequence ATGGAAAACGAACAGTTCCAATATCAGAACCGAATAGATTTGACTGCATTAAAGAATGTGGCCGAACAAATACGAAATGAAATTAAAAAAGTGATAGTTGGCCAGGACACTTCTATCGATCTTATATTAACAGGACTTTTATCAGATGGTCATATATTGATTGAAGGTGTACCGGGAGTTGCGAAAACAATAACTGCTAAATTAATAGCAAAATGCATTTCCGCCCCTTTTAGCCGTATACAGTTTACTCCCGATTTAATGCCTTCCGATGTGCTTGGAACATCTGTTTTCAATGAAAAATTATCAGAATTTGAATTTAAAAAAGGTCCTGTCTTTTCCTCCATTGTATTAATAGATGAAATAAACAGAGCCCCGGCAAAAACACAGGCAGCCTTATTTGAACTAATGGCGGAAAGACAAATAACTATTGACGGAAATGTTTTCTCATTTGAGCGCCCTTTCATAATTCTTGCCACCCAGAATCCGGTAGAACAGGAAGGCACTTACAGGCTTCCGGAAGCTCAACTTGATAGATTTTTATTTAAAATAGATATCAAATATCCTGTTTTAGAAGAAGAAATAGATATTATAAAAAAACATAATGATTTTCAATCAGAAGATCCTTTAAGATTCATACAACCAGTTGTCTCTGCTCAGGAAATAATGCAGTTACAAAATTTGGTCAAAAGTGTTCATGTTGAAAATTCATTATTTGAATATATTGCCAAAATCGTTGTATCCACACGTACAAATGCCAATCTTTTTTTAGGAGCTTCCCCAAGAGCTTCCATAGCAGTTCTGAATGCAGCAAAATCCTATGCTGCCTTGCAGGGAAAAGACTTTGTTACGCCTGAAGATATAAAGTACATAACTCCTTTTGTTTTACATCACAGAATCATACTAACTCCTGAAAGGGAAATGGAAGGTTTAACACCTATGCATATTATTAAACAAATTATTGACGGAATTGAAATACCCAGATAA
- a CDS encoding DUF4350 domain-containing protein, with the protein MNKRLYIYLGIFILVIGIMAYLDYSSPKPVNWTQTYSTEDKIPFGSYILHKEMKKLFPDKNIEITNSTPSTYLTDVDYYSQDQLYFFIDKNTVMSDVSANWLLDFVSTGNDAFIISSSLPQSLQDSLHLTIKTSDYILKDEFSKINTYLTNPVFNHQTYNFKKIQDYAYFEKLDKANTVVLGTYKLNKENHINFIRYRYGEGYFYVNLLPEAYSNYFLLNDSVYTYAISTLNYINKKNIFWDERNKSVSTSQPGILYYIFNSPPLHWAWVILIISSVFYAVFFGKRLQRKIPIILPLANTTVEFTKTIGNLYYNKKEHKDIINKKIKYFLYFVKEKYFLNIDQIDTDFSKNLHLKSGVSQEITDKIIYLILKNRNSTHSSEEDLKILNSTIDLFYKNTY; encoded by the coding sequence TTGAATAAACGATTATATATATATCTTGGTATTTTTATCTTAGTGATAGGTATAATGGCTTATCTGGATTACTCCAGTCCAAAACCTGTGAACTGGACACAAACTTATTCTACTGAAGACAAGATTCCTTTCGGTTCCTATATTCTTCATAAGGAAATGAAAAAACTATTTCCTGATAAAAATATAGAAATTACTAATTCAACACCCTCTACTTATTTAACAGACGTTGATTATTACTCTCAAGATCAATTATATTTCTTTATAGATAAAAATACAGTTATGTCAGATGTTTCTGCTAATTGGTTATTGGATTTTGTATCTACAGGCAATGATGCCTTTATCATCTCATCTTCATTACCCCAATCATTACAGGATTCTTTACATCTAACCATTAAAACATCCGATTATATACTGAAAGATGAATTCTCGAAAATAAATACATATTTAACTAATCCTGTCTTTAACCATCAAACTTACAATTTCAAAAAAATTCAGGATTATGCATATTTCGAAAAACTGGATAAAGCTAACACTGTAGTTCTTGGAACTTATAAATTAAATAAAGAAAATCATATAAATTTTATCAGGTATAGGTACGGAGAAGGATATTTCTATGTGAATTTACTCCCGGAAGCTTATTCCAACTACTTTTTATTAAATGATTCTGTTTATACTTATGCTATAAGCACTTTAAATTATATAAATAAAAAAAATATTTTTTGGGATGAACGCAACAAATCCGTTAGTACATCACAACCGGGTATTTTGTATTATATATTTAATTCTCCACCTTTACATTGGGCCTGGGTTATACTCATTATAAGCTCTGTTTTTTATGCCGTTTTTTTTGGAAAGCGACTTCAAAGAAAAATCCCGATTATACTTCCGTTAGCCAACACTACTGTTGAATTTACTAAGACCATTGGTAATCTTTATTACAACAAGAAGGAGCATAAGGATATCATCAATAAAAAAATAAAGTATTTTCTATATTTTGTTAAAGAAAAGTATTTTTTGAACATTGACCAGATTGACACAGATTTTTCAAAAAATCTTCATCTTAAATCTGGAGTTTCTCAGGAAATTACTGATAAAATCATATATTTAATACTTAAAAACAGAAATTCCACCCATTCATCTGAAGAAGATTTAAAAATTTTAAATTCAACGATAGATCTATTTTATAAAAATACATATTAA
- a CDS encoding CD225/dispanin family protein, which translates to MDKNTLNEENEQILADKVPDNYLGFATVCTIVCFAPLGIFALFFSLRVNQLWEEGKKAKARRMSVVVRHICVWTIILGFIFWIGILAGTGYNIFGYRR; encoded by the coding sequence ATGGATAAGAATACTTTAAATGAAGAAAATGAGCAGATTTTGGCAGATAAGGTTCCGGATAATTATTTAGGATTTGCTACAGTTTGTACTATAGTATGTTTTGCTCCTTTGGGTATTTTTGCATTATTTTTTTCTTTACGCGTAAACCAATTGTGGGAGGAAGGAAAAAAGGCCAAGGCAAGAAGAATGTCTGTAGTCGTACGACATATTTGTGTATGGACCATTATTCTGGGATTTATTTTCTGGATAGGTATACTGGCAGGAACAGGATATAATATATTTGGATACAGAAGATAG
- a CDS encoding M1 family metallopeptidase: MRKGILLLVFLSALLFIKAQDYSNYRPSATLVNDLVHTKLKVSFDYPNEKLLGEAWITLKPHFYTTDSLALDAKGMVIEKVTLNGGKSLKYSYKNSKIKVQLDKNYKKDEQYTVYIKYTAIPSEVTQEGSAAINSAKGLYFINPRGEEKGKPTQIWTQGETESSSCWFPTLDTPNQKTSQEIYMTVPDKYVTLSNGTLKSQTKNSDGTRTDYWKFDKKHAPYLFFMGVGDFAVVKDKWKNIPVDYYVEREYEPYAKQIFGDTPAMIEFFSNLLNYPYPWDKYSQMVGRDYVSGAMENTTATLHMEKAQQKPGQLIDENSWESVIAHELFHHWFGDLTTTESWSNLTVNESFANYSEYLWFEHKYGKDKAEEHRREERQSYLLGGDNFPKDLVRFHYANREDMFDAVSYQKGGLILHMLRNYLGDEAFFAGLNNFLKTNEYKAVEAHQLRLALEEVTGKDLNWFFNQWYFSNGHPKLKVTYSYDEAKKSVKIILIQTQDPKFQFPLDIDVYENGKATRHQVWVKATESNTFELPYKTKPQLVNVNPDHIILSEITDEKNTENYIFQYKHSPEYYSRIIALEKLADVQTSNTQALETLLNAAANDKFYGIRIFAISKLDETNPGVKQKSSSILEKLASSDSKTLVQAEALKQLAKINASQYAGLFKKLSASPSYAIKAACITGLLESDKTAAQEIVTSIDDQNPGEVLLSAIVKTAIVNKDYSRLETISKNILELIAKSESQEEANTYFEIIRTIMSGDYPQETRNVIDSIVRIYPQVKNYSNFTELLRHVMEGAYQLKQQALSSEPDNQSLKDQVEYISKAIPKLK; the protein is encoded by the coding sequence ATGAGAAAAGGCATTTTACTTCTGGTCTTTCTTAGTGCTTTGTTATTTATTAAAGCGCAAGACTATTCTAATTATAGGCCATCGGCTACACTAGTTAACGATCTAGTACATACCAAATTAAAAGTAAGTTTTGATTATCCTAACGAAAAACTTCTAGGTGAAGCCTGGATAACGCTTAAACCACATTTTTATACCACCGATTCCTTAGCTCTTGATGCCAAGGGAATGGTCATTGAAAAAGTGACGCTTAACGGAGGTAAAAGTTTAAAATACTCTTATAAAAATTCGAAAATAAAAGTTCAGCTAGATAAAAATTATAAAAAAGATGAGCAATATACTGTTTATATAAAATATACAGCCATTCCATCTGAAGTAACCCAAGAAGGAAGTGCTGCTATTAATAGCGCCAAAGGACTTTATTTTATCAATCCGAGAGGAGAGGAAAAAGGTAAGCCAACGCAAATATGGACGCAAGGTGAAACTGAATCAAGCAGCTGCTGGTTTCCTACTTTAGATACTCCTAACCAAAAAACATCTCAGGAAATTTATATGACCGTTCCTGATAAGTATGTTACACTTTCTAATGGTACACTAAAAAGCCAGACTAAAAATTCTGACGGAACACGTACGGATTATTGGAAATTTGACAAAAAACACGCTCCGTACCTTTTCTTTATGGGGGTAGGTGATTTCGCCGTTGTTAAAGACAAATGGAAAAATATTCCTGTTGACTATTATGTTGAAAGAGAATATGAACCTTATGCTAAACAAATTTTCGGTGATACTCCGGCAATGATAGAATTCTTTTCCAACTTGTTAAATTATCCTTACCCATGGGATAAATACAGCCAAATGGTAGGTAGAGATTATGTTAGTGGTGCTATGGAAAATACCACAGCTACCTTACATATGGAAAAAGCTCAACAAAAACCAGGACAACTTATTGATGAAAACAGCTGGGAATCAGTAATTGCTCATGAATTGTTTCACCACTGGTTTGGAGATCTTACTACTACCGAAAGCTGGTCTAACTTAACTGTTAATGAATCATTTGCTAATTACTCAGAGTATTTATGGTTTGAACATAAATACGGAAAAGATAAAGCAGAAGAGCATAGAAGAGAAGAAAGACAATCTTATTTACTAGGAGGAGATAATTTCCCTAAAGATTTAGTACGTTTTCATTATGCCAATAGAGAAGATATGTTTGATGCTGTTTCTTACCAAAAAGGAGGCCTGATTCTACATATGCTAAGAAATTATTTGGGAGATGAAGCTTTTTTTGCCGGACTTAATAATTTTCTGAAAACTAATGAGTACAAAGCGGTTGAAGCTCACCAACTTCGTCTTGCTTTAGAAGAAGTAACAGGTAAGGATCTGAACTGGTTTTTTAATCAATGGTATTTCAGCAATGGACACCCTAAACTAAAAGTTACCTATTCGTATGATGAAGCAAAAAAATCCGTAAAAATAATTTTAATTCAAACTCAAGACCCTAAATTCCAGTTCCCTCTTGATATAGATGTGTATGAAAATGGAAAAGCTACCAGACATCAGGTTTGGGTCAAAGCTACGGAATCAAATACTTTTGAACTTCCTTATAAAACCAAACCTCAATTGGTAAATGTAAATCCTGATCATATAATTTTATCAGAAATAACAGATGAGAAGAATACCGAAAATTATATTTTTCAATATAAACATAGCCCTGAGTATTATTCAAGGATAATTGCCCTGGAAAAACTTGCTGATGTGCAGACATCTAATACTCAAGCACTAGAAACTTTACTAAATGCAGCAGCCAATGATAAATTTTATGGTATACGCATATTTGCTATCTCTAAGCTAGACGAAACAAATCCGGGAGTTAAACAAAAATCTTCCAGTATTTTAGAAAAACTGGCCAGTTCAGATTCCAAAACATTAGTTCAGGCAGAAGCTCTTAAACAACTTGCAAAAATAAATGCTTCTCAATATGCCGGTCTATTTAAAAAATTGTCAGCAAGTCCTTCTTATGCTATTAAAGCGGCTTGCATCACAGGTTTACTTGAATCTGATAAAACAGCAGCTCAGGAAATTGTTACTAGTATTGACGATCAAAATCCGGGTGAAGTTCTGTTATCAGCTATAGTAAAAACAGCAATTGTTAATAAAGACTACTCACGACTAGAAACAATTTCTAAAAATATTCTTGAGCTGATTGCTAAATCAGAATCGCAAGAGGAAGCTAATACTTATTTTGAAATTATCCGAACCATTATGAGCGGAGATTATCCTCAGGAAACAAGAAATGTAATTGATTCTATTGTGAGAATTTATCCACAGGTGAAAAATTACAGCAATTTTACTGAATTATTACGTCATGTTATGGAAGGTGCTTATCAGTTGAAACAACAAGCATTATCCTCAGAACCTGATAATCAAAGTTTAAAAGATCAGGTGGAGTATATTTCAAAAGCAATACCTAAGTTGAAATAA
- a CDS encoding DUF58 domain-containing protein has protein sequence MLKFYKSLFLTERLFIIILGFIIAFIASYLSLPIFILLKYTFLVFLLAIVLDVMLLYLTPKGIKSHRLLPEKFSNGDKNPVHITFENNYNFTVKLRVIDEIPFQFQIRDFLFKVPLLSQEVKDYVYHIQPFERGVYQFGKLNVYAESPLGLIRRRYIFSEGKNIAVYPSFLQLKKYDLRAFSNQLREYGLKKIRRIGNTIEFEQIRNYISGDDIRNINWKATAKHHHLMVNQYQDERAQPVYSIIDKGRIMKMPFDGLSLLDYAINSSLVISNIALQKNDKAGIFTFSRKVENRVVAERRKFQMQLILETLYNIKTDFSESDFGRLYADIKHKINQRSLFLLYTNFENQDSLHRQLPYLKAIAKNHLLIVIFFKNVELRKLIEKPCQNTREIYQKVIAEKFDFDKKLLVSELKKHGIQSILTEPQNLTINTINKYLELKAKGSI, from the coding sequence GTGTTAAAATTTTATAAATCTCTTTTTTTAACCGAACGCCTTTTTATAATAATCTTAGGGTTTATAATTGCATTTATAGCCTCTTATTTATCTCTACCGATATTTATCCTGCTAAAATACACTTTCCTTGTATTTCTTTTAGCAATTGTACTGGATGTAATGCTCTTATACCTTACCCCCAAAGGCATAAAATCTCATCGTCTTCTACCTGAAAAATTTAGTAACGGTGATAAAAATCCTGTTCATATCACTTTTGAAAATAATTATAATTTCACTGTTAAACTCAGGGTTATTGATGAAATTCCGTTTCAATTTCAAATCAGGGATTTTCTATTTAAAGTACCTTTACTTTCTCAGGAAGTCAAGGATTATGTTTATCATATACAACCTTTTGAAAGAGGTGTGTATCAATTTGGAAAGCTAAATGTATATGCTGAGAGCCCTTTGGGATTAATTAGAAGAAGATATATATTTTCCGAAGGAAAAAACATTGCCGTATATCCTTCCTTTCTCCAGCTAAAAAAATATGATTTACGTGCTTTCAGTAATCAGTTACGGGAATATGGCTTAAAAAAAATCCGTAGAATAGGAAACACGATAGAATTTGAGCAGATTCGTAACTATATATCTGGTGATGATATCAGGAATATTAACTGGAAAGCCACTGCTAAACATCATCATCTGATGGTTAATCAATATCAGGATGAACGCGCTCAACCTGTATATTCTATTATTGACAAGGGAAGAATTATGAAAATGCCTTTTGATGGACTATCATTGCTTGACTATGCTATAAATTCAAGTTTAGTTATATCTAATATTGCATTACAAAAAAATGATAAAGCCGGTATTTTTACATTTTCCCGTAAAGTTGAAAATCGAGTAGTTGCAGAAAGGAGAAAATTTCAAATGCAACTTATTCTCGAAACTTTATATAATATAAAAACAGATTTTTCTGAAAGTGATTTTGGACGTTTATATGCGGATATTAAACACAAAATAAACCAAAGAAGTCTTTTTCTTCTATATACTAATTTTGAAAATCAGGATTCACTCCACAGACAATTACCTTATCTTAAAGCTATAGCTAAAAATCATTTATTAATAGTCATTTTCTTTAAAAATGTAGAACTACGAAAACTTATTGAAAAACCTTGCCAAAATACCCGGGAAATATATCAGAAAGTAATTGCTGAAAAGTTCGATTTTGATAAAAAATTATTAGTCAGTGAACTAAAAAAACATGGTATTCAGTCTATACTTACAGAGCCCCAAAACCTTACCATTAACACTATTAATAAATATCTTGAGTTGAAAGCAAAGGGTTCCATTTAA
- a CDS encoding Gfo/Idh/MocA family protein, with protein MLKAGLVGAGHLGKIHLKLLNQSEKYDFIGFHDTDIENGKKLQEELGYKFYENFEELLSQIEVLDIVTPTFAHFYYAEKAIKANKHFFIEKPITGTLSEADQIIQWAEEYQVKGQVGHVERFNPAFIASQPFIDNPMFLEIHRLAEFNPRGTDVPVVLDLMIHDLDIVLSVVKSPVKSIHASGVAVVSTTPDIANARIEFENGCVANVTTSRISMRNMRKSRFFQKDAYISIDFMEKKAEIIKMKDAPAEIQPFDMIIENAEGDKKQILFQYPEIHSNNAILDELDSLADSIEQNTQIPVTLQQGREALRVALEVMEQIEHKLSAK; from the coding sequence ATGTTAAAAGCAGGATTAGTAGGAGCCGGTCATCTGGGTAAAATTCATCTAAAATTATTGAATCAATCAGAAAAATATGATTTTATAGGATTTCATGATACTGATATTGAAAATGGAAAAAAATTACAGGAAGAACTAGGGTATAAATTTTATGAAAATTTTGAAGAGTTACTTTCTCAAATAGAAGTTCTTGATATAGTTACACCTACTTTCGCTCACTTCTATTATGCAGAAAAGGCCATTAAAGCCAACAAACATTTTTTTATTGAAAAACCTATAACAGGAACGTTGAGTGAAGCCGATCAAATTATTCAGTGGGCAGAAGAATATCAGGTGAAAGGACAGGTGGGGCATGTTGAAAGATTTAATCCTGCCTTTATTGCAAGTCAGCCTTTTATTGATAATCCTATGTTTTTGGAAATTCATCGTTTGGCAGAATTTAATCCTAGAGGAACGGATGTTCCGGTAGTATTGGATTTGATGATTCATGACTTGGATATAGTACTTTCTGTAGTAAAATCCCCTGTAAAATCAATTCATGCTAGTGGAGTTGCTGTCGTTAGTACCACTCCCGATATAGCAAATGCCAGAATTGAGTTTGAAAATGGTTGTGTTGCCAATGTAACTACCAGCCGTATATCTATGAGGAACATGAGAAAAAGTCGTTTTTTTCAAAAAGATGCTTATATATCCATAGATTTTATGGAGAAAAAAGCTGAAATAATAAAAATGAAAGATGCTCCCGCAGAAATTCAACCTTTCGATATGATCATTGAAAATGCAGAAGGGGATAAAAAACAAATTTTATTTCAATATCCGGAGATACATTCTAATAATGCTATTTTAGATGAACTGGATTCTTTAGCTGATTCGATTGAACAAAATACACAGATTCCTGTAACCCTGCAACAGGGTAGGGAGGCTTTACGTGTTGCTTTAGAGGTAATGGAACAGATTGAGCATAAACTGTCTGCAAAATAA